The genomic window GTACTTCAGATGTGAACAGGCCATACATGAGGATCGGTACGGCTACGACAAGTCCGGCTAATGGCCCGGCGATGCCAATATCGAGCAAAATACGCTTGTTCCGGGGCGGTTCTTTCAGTTGGATGAAAGCTCCCATGGTGCCGAAGAGACTCAGCGGGAAGGGAATAAAATAGGGCAAAGTGACATTCGTTTTGTGATAGCGTGCGGCCAGATAGTGACCGAATTCGTGCGCCAGCAAGATGCCCAGCATACTGGCGGCAAATGGAACGCCGCTCAACAGATTGCTAAAAATGTGCTTCATCAGGATGAGGGGATCATCTGAAACTGGCCCCTCATACCCATAAAGCGTTCCGGCAATGAGAACACTCACCACAGTCAGCAAGAATAGCCCCAGGTTGACCCACGGATTGGATTTTTTGGCGTTGGCAACCCCATCCATGAGGTAGATCACATGTTTATCATCCTCATCGCGAAAGATGGGCGTGATATTTTTGGGCTTCAAGGCTTGGGCAAGCTGTTCGAAAGCGTCTACGGAATCGATCAGCAACTGGCCGCGAAATCGCGCCAGATACCCTTGCTTGGAACTGCCCCAGGTGGTGTCGTCAATGCGCAGGACGCGCTCCACCAGACGGATGAAA from Chloroflexota bacterium includes these protein-coding regions:
- a CDS encoding site-2 protease family protein, giving the protein MNSLNETESPTHEVLFIRLVERVLRIDDTTWGSSKQGYLARFRGQLLIDSVDAFEQLAQALKPKNITPIFRDEDDKHVIYLMDGVANAKKSNPWVNLGLFLLTVVSVLIAGTLYGYEGPVSDDPLILMKHIFSNLLSGVPFAASMLGILLAHEFGHYLAARYHKTNVTLPYFIPFPLSLFGTMGAFIQLKEPPRNKRILLDIGIAGPLAGLVVAVPILMYGLFTSEVHPLPAQFPEGMLLEGNSLLYLLAKFAATGLWLPEPASFGALHPIIYWIRYFFTGYPSPLGGTDILLNDYAWAGWAGLLVTALNLIPAGQLDGGHLIYVLFGKRATRLLPYILGTLLLLGLIWQGWWLWAVLIFILGRVHAEPLDQITPLDPRRKSLAVLGLIIFVLVFAPIPLMTGFGG